GAGATCGAGAACTAACAGATGAAATGTCATTGATAATGCAATGTTGACCCTTACCTCAAGGTGGTCGCCCACATTGATGATGAGAGCATCCGGGATCGGTTGGACGGTGTGCCATTCATCCTTGTGCTGAATTTGAAGGCCCTGGACCTGATCTTGGAGGAGGAGAGTGAGGAATCCATAGTCAGAATGAGGCGGCATTCCGAGTGTGAGGTCTGGCTCGGGGCATTGCGGATAACAGTTCACCACCATGAGCTGGCTTCCATCTTCGAACTCGGACATGATTTGGTCCCTCATCAGCCTCACGGCTAGGCTATCCAAGACGGCCTCCGTTAGCTTTAGAAACAAGTGCTTGGCCTCTTTTGCGTAGGTAACCGCCAACTCCCTTTTTAATTCATGATTTTGAGCGTTAGAATAATGTGCTCTTGGTAGGGAAGCAGAAGCTAGCGATGGCCCCTCACCAAATAATATATCTTACAGAGTCAAAGACTCGTTTTATTGATGACTTTATGGACAGAATCATGTGATGACAGCGCAAGATTGTGGtcgaattattttactttttgtaGGCTCAATAACAGTTCCACGGTTTCTCAACACGTGAGAGGTTTGATCTAGTAAAATGAGTTTGAATTGTAAGTCTttagcaataatttttttaatggggTTGTGCTCATATAAATGcctaaaatatgaaaatgtgtgATTCAAAGACAAGCATATAGTTATGAGTTtaacttcttctctctctctctctttttttttttttttttttttgtgcgaaTACTCTTGATGGAGACCAAGACCCAGTTTACTGCAGAAAAGTTTGAAAGATAACATCGTACTACCTCATGTCGGTAGGAGAAGAAGGCCAATGTGGAAGGACATCCGGCAGAGGGTGGCATGTGAGCTTCAAGAAATCTCTCCAGCAAAATACTTTGTCCTTGTTCTGATTGAAGCTTGTCCCATAACGCACCGGCGCAAACATATTGGAGGACATGTACCTTGCCCTTTCCTCGTACGGGAGCTCGAAGAACCTCTTGCTCACTTCAACCATGCTGCTTATTACTTCGCTAGGAATACTGTGATTCACCAGCTGCACGCGACCATATGGACCACCAAAATTCATCAACCGGCCTTTGAGCAATTTcaagaaaaagtttgaatttCGAAGCCAATCACAGTTTAGGACGAG
The sequence above is drawn from the Eucalyptus grandis isolate ANBG69807.140 chromosome 11, ASM1654582v1, whole genome shotgun sequence genome and encodes:
- the LOC104425938 gene encoding protein DMR6-LIKE OXYGENASE 2, with protein sequence MSPSIAIRLEEELKDAGRRYQKGVKQLCADGISRVPNKYVWPVQERPVNDKLNSSKAKLVSLPVIDFAELQGPNRPEALKSLAKACEQYGFFQLVNHSIPSEVISSMVEVSKRFFELPYEERARYMSSNMFAPVRYGTSFNQNKDKVFCWRDFLKLTCHPLPDVLPHWPSSPTDMRELAVTYAKEAKHLFLKLTEAVLDSLAVRLMRDQIMSEFEDGSQLMVVNCYPQCPEPDLTLGMPPHSDYGFLTLLLQDQVQGLQIQHKDEWHTVQPIPDALIINVGDHLEIFSNGRYKSVLHRVTVNSTKSRISVASLHSLPSKCTVRPLPELIDDEVSPKRYMDTDFASFLAYISSCEPKKKNFLESRKLI